From a single Streptomyces sp. 1331.2 genomic region:
- a CDS encoding FAD-binding dehydrogenase, translating into MTFQPDVIVVGAGLAGLVATHELAKAGKRVLVVEQENRRNLGGQAFWSLGGLFFVDSPEQRRAGIRDSLELARQDWFGSAAFDRPHDEDLWGRRWAEAYVAWAAGGKRRYLRELGHRVVPLVGWAERGGGSATGHGNSVPRFHITWGTGPGVVEAFARPVLRAERSGLVRFAFRHRVDGLLTERGAVVGIRGAVLVPDDSERGRPSSREEVGLFEERAAAVVVTSGGIGHNHALMRANWPTERIGPAPRHLISGVPAHVDGRMLAITEEAGGRVVNRDRMWAYTEGVHNWDPVWPDHAIRILPGPSSLWFDADGRRLTGASGVPGADSIGAMKQILATGHDYSWFILTQSIIEKEFALSGSEQNPDLTGRDLRFALKSRLAKGAPAPVERFKQYGEDFVVARTLPELVAAMNTIARGPKLDAADIERQILARDRELANGFTKDVQVMAIHNARRSLTDRIARVAKPHRILDPAHGPLIGVRLNILSRKTLGGLQTDLDSRVLGADGTPVPGLYAAGEVAGFGGGGVHGYNALEGTFLGGCIFSGRAAGLALGRVPRAPRTASDISVIEPPADGLPL; encoded by the coding sequence ATGACGTTCCAGCCCGATGTCATCGTGGTCGGGGCCGGTCTCGCCGGCCTGGTGGCGACCCACGAGCTGGCGAAGGCCGGCAAGCGGGTGCTGGTCGTCGAACAGGAGAACCGGCGGAACCTGGGCGGGCAGGCGTTCTGGTCCCTCGGCGGCCTCTTCTTCGTCGACAGCCCCGAGCAGCGCCGGGCCGGGATCCGGGACTCGCTGGAGCTGGCCCGGCAGGACTGGTTCGGTTCGGCGGCCTTCGACCGGCCGCACGACGAGGACCTCTGGGGCCGTCGCTGGGCCGAGGCGTACGTGGCGTGGGCGGCCGGCGGCAAGCGCCGGTACCTGCGCGAGCTCGGCCACCGGGTGGTGCCGCTGGTGGGGTGGGCCGAGCGTGGTGGCGGCTCGGCCACCGGCCACGGCAACTCGGTGCCGCGCTTCCACATCACCTGGGGCACCGGGCCCGGGGTGGTGGAGGCCTTCGCCCGCCCGGTGCTGCGGGCGGAGCGGAGCGGGCTGGTGCGGTTCGCCTTCCGGCACCGGGTGGACGGGCTGCTGACCGAGCGGGGCGCCGTGGTCGGCATCCGGGGCGCGGTGCTGGTGCCGGACGACTCCGAGCGCGGGCGGCCGTCCTCACGCGAGGAGGTCGGGCTGTTCGAGGAGCGGGCGGCAGCGGTGGTGGTGACCTCCGGGGGCATCGGGCACAACCACGCGCTGATGCGCGCCAACTGGCCGACCGAGCGGATCGGCCCGGCCCCGCGGCACCTGATCTCGGGTGTCCCGGCGCACGTCGACGGCCGGATGCTCGCCATCACCGAGGAGGCCGGCGGACGCGTCGTCAACCGCGACCGGATGTGGGCCTACACCGAGGGAGTCCACAACTGGGATCCGGTCTGGCCGGACCACGCGATCCGGATCCTGCCGGGGCCGTCCTCGCTCTGGTTCGACGCCGACGGGCGCCGGCTGACCGGCGCCTCCGGCGTGCCGGGCGCGGACTCGATCGGCGCGATGAAGCAGATCCTGGCCACCGGTCACGACTACTCGTGGTTCATCCTGACCCAGTCGATCATCGAGAAGGAGTTCGCCCTCTCCGGCTCCGAGCAGAACCCCGACCTGACCGGCCGTGACCTCCGCTTCGCGCTGAAGAGCCGGCTCGCCAAGGGCGCCCCCGCCCCGGTGGAGCGGTTCAAGCAGTACGGCGAGGACTTCGTCGTCGCCCGGACCCTCCCGGAGCTGGTCGCGGCCATGAACACGATCGCCCGCGGCCCGAAGCTCGACGCCGCCGACATCGAGCGCCAGATCCTCGCCCGCGACCGCGAACTGGCGAACGGGTTCACCAAGGACGTGCAGGTGATGGCGATCCACAACGCCCGCAGGTCGCTGACCGACCGGATCGCCCGGGTCGCCAAACCCCACCGGATCCTGGACCCGGCGCACGGCCCGCTCATCGGCGTCCGCCTCAACATCCTGTCCCGCAAGACCCTCGGCGGCCTGCAGACCGACCTGGACTCCCGGGTCCTCGGCGCCGACGGCACCCCGGTCCCCGGGCTCTACGCGGCCGGCGAGGTGGCGGGCTTCGGCGGCGGCGGGGTCCACGGCTACAACGCCCTGGAGGGCACCTTCCTCGGCGGCTGCATCTTCTCGGGCCGAGCGGCGGGCCTGGCCCTCGGGCGGGTGCCGCGTGCTCCCCGCACCGCCTCCGACATTTCGGTTATCGAGCCGCCCGCCGACGGTCTCCCGTTGTAG
- a CDS encoding MFS transporter has product MTDHRTARPATARPSVARTGYLLAAVAFAVCMAGTTLPTPLYGLYQEKIGFSELTVTVVFAVYAFGVIGVLLLAGNVSDTVGRRPVLLCGLGFAACSAVVFLAADDVPLLLAGRLLSGFSAGLFTGTGTAYVLELAPPEQRARAGFVATAANMGGLGCGPLLSGLLAEYAPAPLVLPFVVHLALVAASFALLLLLPETVAGARPLRTARPHRPSLPPEVRRVFVPAAIAAFAGFSLLGLFTSVSPAFLTGALGVHNLAAIGLVVFTAFFASTLGQLLVPRLGTARAIPLGCLVLIAGLALLSASLAWTVLAPLVLSALVGGAGQGMGLRGAVGEIAAASPAEHRGGALSALFVVAYFGISIPVIGVGLLTGPVGLAHAGLVFAACMALLAAASGAYLLRQAGTPA; this is encoded by the coding sequence ATGACCGATCATCGGACCGCCCGGCCGGCCACCGCTCGGCCGTCCGTGGCCCGCACGGGCTACCTCCTTGCCGCCGTCGCCTTCGCCGTCTGCATGGCCGGCACCACCCTGCCCACCCCGCTCTACGGCCTGTACCAGGAGAAGATCGGCTTCTCCGAGCTGACGGTCACCGTCGTCTTCGCCGTCTACGCCTTCGGCGTCATCGGCGTCCTACTGCTCGCCGGCAACGTCTCCGACACCGTCGGCCGCCGCCCCGTCCTGCTCTGCGGCCTGGGCTTCGCGGCCTGTAGCGCCGTCGTCTTCCTGGCCGCCGACGACGTGCCGCTGCTGCTCGCCGGCCGGCTGCTGTCCGGCTTCTCGGCCGGGCTGTTCACCGGCACCGGCACCGCGTACGTGCTGGAACTCGCCCCGCCCGAGCAGCGTGCCCGCGCGGGCTTCGTCGCGACCGCCGCCAACATGGGCGGCCTCGGCTGCGGGCCACTGCTCTCGGGCCTGCTCGCCGAGTACGCCCCCGCCCCGCTCGTCCTGCCCTTCGTCGTGCACCTCGCCCTGGTCGCGGCCTCCTTCGCGCTCCTCCTGCTGCTGCCGGAGACCGTCGCCGGGGCCCGCCCGCTGCGCACCGCCCGGCCCCACCGGCCGAGCCTGCCGCCGGAGGTCCGCCGGGTGTTCGTCCCGGCCGCGATCGCCGCCTTCGCGGGGTTCTCCCTCCTCGGCCTGTTCACCTCCGTCAGCCCCGCCTTCCTCACCGGCGCGCTGGGCGTGCACAACCTCGCCGCCATCGGCCTCGTCGTCTTCACCGCGTTCTTCGCCTCCACCCTCGGCCAGCTCCTGGTGCCCCGGCTCGGCACCGCCCGGGCGATCCCGCTGGGCTGCCTGGTGCTCATCGCCGGGCTGGCCCTGCTGTCCGCCTCGCTCGCCTGGACCGTCCTCGCCCCGCTGGTGCTCAGCGCCCTGGTGGGCGGCGCTGGCCAGGGCATGGGCCTGCGCGGCGCGGTGGGCGAGATCGCCGCCGCCAGCCCCGCCGAACACCGCGGTGGCGCCCTCTCGGCGCTGTTCGTGGTCGCCTACTTCGGCATCTCGATCCCGGTCATCGGGGTGGGCCTGCTCACCGGGCCGGTCGGCCTGGCCCACGCCGGCCTGGTCTTCGCCGCCTGCATGGCCCTGCTGGCCGCCGCCTCCGGCGCGTACCTGCTGCGCCAGGCGGGCACCCCGGCCTGA
- a CDS encoding molybdopterin-dependent oxidoreductase: MDRTPQGDGAADESRGTPVGRRVVLGLLGLGAIGVAAGPYLQRAESALAERDPSGLSGLLPGNNGFRYYSVVTSVPERDAGTYTLTVDGLVRRPATHRLADLQAMPQRRLVKDVQCVTGWRVPHTPFEGVPLAHLLDAAGVAPEAKAVRFSCFDGAYTESLTLEQARRDDVLVALRMQDAPITHDHGGPVRLYVAPMYFYKSAKWLSGITVTGSVEPGYWERNGYDVDAWVGRSNGRSDEPTN; this comes from the coding sequence GTGGACAGAACACCTCAGGGCGACGGCGCAGCGGACGAGAGCCGGGGCACCCCGGTCGGGCGGCGGGTGGTGCTCGGCCTGCTCGGCCTCGGGGCGATCGGGGTGGCGGCCGGACCGTACCTGCAGCGGGCGGAGTCGGCCCTGGCGGAGCGCGATCCGAGCGGCCTGAGCGGGCTGCTGCCCGGGAACAACGGCTTCCGGTACTACTCGGTGGTGACCTCCGTCCCCGAACGGGACGCGGGGACCTACACGCTGACCGTCGACGGCCTGGTCCGGCGCCCCGCGACGCACCGGCTGGCCGACCTCCAGGCGATGCCGCAGCGGCGGCTGGTCAAGGACGTCCAGTGCGTCACCGGGTGGCGGGTGCCGCACACGCCCTTCGAGGGGGTGCCGCTGGCGCACCTGCTGGACGCCGCCGGGGTGGCGCCGGAGGCGAAGGCCGTGCGCTTCAGCTGCTTCGACGGCGCGTACACCGAGAGCCTCACCCTGGAGCAGGCCCGGCGGGACGACGTGCTGGTCGCGTTGCGCATGCAGGACGCCCCGATCACGCACGACCACGGCGGGCCGGTGCGGCTGTACGTCGCGCCGATGTACTTCTACAAGTCCGCGAAGTGGCTCTCGGGCATCACGGTGACCGGCTCGGTCGAGCCGGGCTACTGGGAACGGAACGGTTATGACGTCGACGCCTGGGTCGGCCGGTCGAACGGGCGAAGTGATGAACCGACGAACTGA
- a CDS encoding helix-turn-helix domain-containing protein codes for MTRILKDETAVVDSFMAAIAREIPAYANLDARQLAEVRSIIVWTLRRVLELWSVDGELDPSDLRMFRGVGAVRARDARPLAAVLRAYRVAALAFFERIGDGFADGLSAADTAALARVWLTVLDQSSEAIFDGYESTGRSLSEDRERSLRGLLTDLLLGRQSHTGTLRARLRELDAQLPPSFDLVVADPAGSAAGPSGTAAPTGAAEDAERAASVVAAALDARAAGEAADRELAAIHTTMDGVGVALVKAVDPQELDRLMTGHGLTGALLTGATAATAPRDYRLAAHGVRHASALVRAERRVLDRGDLEVVALVTGHPDADPARVAGTVLGHLTQEPETLRTLDAVLYSDGAAAAAARLHVHPQTVRYRLRRLAATTGRDPRTPWNGFVFRTALLAAQP; via the coding sequence GTGACGCGGATCCTCAAGGACGAGACGGCCGTGGTCGACTCGTTCATGGCCGCCATCGCCCGGGAGATTCCGGCCTACGCCAACCTTGACGCCCGCCAGCTGGCGGAGGTCCGCTCGATCATCGTCTGGACGCTCCGCCGGGTACTCGAACTGTGGTCCGTGGACGGCGAGTTGGATCCCAGTGACCTGCGGATGTTCCGCGGCGTCGGCGCGGTCCGGGCCCGCGACGCCCGGCCGCTCGCGGCGGTCCTGCGCGCCTACCGGGTCGCCGCGCTCGCGTTCTTCGAACGGATCGGCGACGGCTTCGCCGACGGCCTCTCCGCCGCCGACACCGCCGCGCTCGCCCGGGTGTGGCTGACGGTCCTCGACCAGTCCTCCGAGGCGATCTTCGACGGCTACGAGTCGACCGGGCGCAGCCTCAGCGAGGACCGTGAGCGCTCGTTGCGCGGGCTCCTCACCGACCTGCTGCTCGGCCGGCAGAGCCACACCGGCACCCTCCGTGCCCGCCTGCGCGAGCTCGACGCCCAACTGCCGCCGTCCTTCGACCTGGTGGTGGCCGACCCGGCCGGTTCGGCAGCCGGGCCCTCGGGGACGGCCGCGCCGACCGGGGCCGCCGAGGACGCGGAGCGGGCGGCGTCGGTCGTGGCCGCGGCCCTGGATGCGCGGGCCGCCGGGGAGGCCGCGGACCGCGAACTCGCCGCGATCCACACCACGATGGACGGCGTCGGGGTCGCCCTGGTCAAGGCGGTCGACCCGCAGGAGCTGGACCGCCTGATGACCGGGCACGGGCTCACCGGCGCCCTGCTCACCGGCGCCACCGCCGCCACCGCGCCGCGCGACTACCGCCTCGCCGCGCACGGCGTGCGGCACGCCTCCGCCCTCGTGCGCGCCGAGCGCCGGGTGCTCGACCGCGGCGACCTGGAGGTGGTGGCCCTGGTCACCGGACACCCGGACGCCGATCCCGCGCGGGTGGCCGGCACGGTGCTGGGCCACCTCACCCAGGAGCCCGAGACCCTGCGCACCCTCGACGCCGTCCTGTACTCCGACGGCGCCGCCGCGGCCGCGGCCCGCCTCCACGTCCACCCGCAGACCGTCCGCTACCGGCTGCGGCGTCTGGCGGCGACGACCGGCCGCGACCCGCGGACGCCGTGGAACGGGTTCGTCTTCCGTACCGCGCTCCTCGCCGCCCAGCCATAG
- a CDS encoding cytochrome b/b6 domain-containing protein — protein sequence MNRRTELVPRFTRAERWVHRVTAALMGVCLATAGCLYLAPLAELVGNRPLVVTVHVWCGLALPVPLLLGLAFRALRADLARLSRFTPTDWQWLRAVRTRAAHRPAGKFNAGQKLYAQWTLGSMLVIVGSGLLMWLTHLAPASWRTGATFVHDWLAAAIAVVVAGHVRMAWLDPESRLGMRTGLVERRWAEREHPHWRPADPE from the coding sequence ATGAACCGACGAACTGAGCTGGTCCCGCGCTTCACCCGCGCCGAGCGGTGGGTCCACCGGGTGACGGCCGCGCTGATGGGCGTCTGCCTGGCCACGGCCGGCTGCCTCTACCTCGCCCCGCTCGCCGAACTGGTCGGCAACCGGCCGCTGGTGGTGACCGTGCACGTGTGGTGCGGCCTGGCCCTGCCCGTACCGCTGCTGCTCGGCCTCGCCTTCCGTGCCCTGCGGGCCGACCTCGCCCGGCTCAGCCGCTTCACCCCGACCGACTGGCAATGGCTGCGGGCCGTCCGGACCAGGGCGGCGCACCGGCCCGCCGGGAAGTTCAACGCGGGCCAGAAGCTGTACGCGCAGTGGACCCTCGGGTCGATGCTGGTGATCGTCGGCAGCGGGCTGCTGATGTGGCTCACCCACCTCGCCCCGGCGTCCTGGCGGACCGGCGCGACCTTCGTGCACGACTGGCTGGCCGCCGCCATCGCCGTCGTGGTCGCCGGGCACGTCCGGATGGCTTGGCTGGACCCGGAGTCGCGGCTGGGCATGCGGACCGGGCTGGTGGAACGCCGCTGGGCCGAGCGCGAGCACCCGCACTGGCGGCCGGCCGACCCGGAGTAG
- a CDS encoding class I SAM-dependent methyltransferase, with product MSVTNRYREAWEGFWRGAPEEPGSVIWDAEPSLTAARHLDLFDRHLTDPELPLVDLGCGNGTQTGFLAERFTRTVGVDLSAAALDLARRRDPHRRVEFAQLDATDAEAVRALHDRLGDANVYVRGLIHQCEPADRGPVAEAVASLLGDRGRAFVVELSESAKTVLTDLARSPAGPPPKLVPVFAHGLAPAEVADAAFPALFRAAGLTVLATGDLPLSTTETTPDGRRIDLPAQWLVLGRI from the coding sequence ATGAGCGTGACGAATCGGTACCGGGAGGCCTGGGAGGGCTTCTGGCGCGGCGCACCCGAGGAGCCGGGCTCGGTGATCTGGGACGCCGAACCCTCCCTCACCGCCGCCCGCCACCTCGACCTGTTCGACCGCCACCTCACCGACCCGGAGCTGCCCCTCGTGGATCTGGGCTGCGGCAACGGCACCCAGACCGGCTTCCTCGCCGAACGGTTCACCCGCACCGTCGGCGTCGACCTGTCCGCCGCGGCCCTCGACCTCGCCCGGCGCCGGGATCCGCACCGGCGGGTCGAGTTCGCGCAGCTGGACGCCACCGACGCCGAAGCCGTCCGGGCGCTGCACGACCGCCTCGGCGACGCCAACGTGTACGTGCGCGGCCTCATCCACCAGTGCGAGCCGGCCGACCGCGGCCCGGTCGCCGAGGCCGTCGCCTCCCTGCTCGGCGACCGCGGCCGGGCCTTCGTCGTCGAACTCTCCGAGTCCGCCAAGACCGTCCTGACGGACCTCGCCCGGAGCCCGGCCGGCCCGCCCCCGAAGCTGGTCCCGGTCTTCGCCCACGGCCTCGCCCCCGCCGAGGTCGCCGACGCGGCCTTCCCCGCCCTCTTCCGCGCCGCCGGGCTCACCGTCCTCGCCACCGGCGACCTGCCGCTGTCCACCACGGAGACCACCCCGGACGGCCGACGGATCGACCTGCCCGCCCAGTGGCTGGTGCTGGGCCGAATCTGA
- a CDS encoding ATP-binding protein codes for MGAVVFAALLRERRLSAGWSQDELAERSGVSARSISALEAGGRRPRPSSVVRLAEALGVDQDTRARWLKAARDVGSQQPAGADGQADPDAPEAVRPGGDSGGVRPGPARALPGPPGPPVPQQLPMAIRHFTGRSRELRALDELLPDRAPGCGAVVISAIAGTAGVGKTTLAVHFAHRVAEHFPDGQLFANLRGFDPARAPVDAADVARGFLDALGVPAARIPADQDGQLALLRSRLAGTRTLIVLDNVREAEQVRPLLPGSDTCLVVVTSRNRLSGLVALDGAVPLPLDVLSPAEARELLARRLGPAAVAEQPAEVGELVELCARLPLALNIAAARAADHPGTPLGVWARELRDSRARLDLLSAGDGHADVRVVLSWSYRALAPQAARLFRLLGLHPGPHIGVAAAASLAGLSQSEARRLLDDLHRAHLIAAQGRDQYTLHDLLRAYAAERADADEPPQERAEATHRMLDHYLHTAHRAGCLAYADDASWQPLDLAEPAAGVAPEELADRGQALAWYRGEQPVLERTVDLAHRAGLDVHAWQLVGAQVSYLLKSGLWQQWQRASETALAAAERAVDLAGQARAHRWLGQVHRSLGHQPRARRHLQLALDLFDALGDRPRQGRTRLDLALAYGEEQANAEAVDESRGALELFRAIDDPGGQALALNSIGWYLTQQGESRAGLDHCRRALDLAREAGSLSAQSSILDSIGYIHHQLGEYREALPAYHESLRLRQAVGDYFLQADIHTHIGDTHLALGETAAARAAWTSSLAILEHLQHRDADGVRARLETHPSDDGSADGLGVD; via the coding sequence GTGGGAGCTGTCGTCTTCGCCGCGCTGCTGCGTGAGCGACGCCTGTCGGCGGGGTGGAGCCAGGACGAACTCGCCGAGCGCTCGGGGGTGTCGGCCCGCTCGATCAGCGCCCTGGAGGCGGGTGGGCGCCGGCCGCGGCCGTCCTCGGTGGTCCGGCTCGCCGAGGCCCTGGGCGTCGACCAGGACACCCGCGCCCGGTGGCTGAAGGCCGCCCGGGACGTGGGCTCGCAGCAGCCGGCCGGAGCCGACGGGCAGGCCGACCCGGACGCCCCGGAGGCCGTACGGCCGGGCGGCGACAGTGGTGGGGTGCGCCCGGGGCCTGCCCGAGCCCTTCCCGGCCCGCCCGGGCCGCCGGTGCCGCAGCAGTTACCCATGGCGATCCGGCACTTCACCGGCCGCAGCCGGGAGCTCCGGGCGCTCGACGAGCTCCTGCCGGACCGCGCCCCCGGCTGCGGTGCGGTCGTGATCTCGGCGATCGCCGGCACCGCCGGGGTGGGCAAGACCACCCTCGCCGTGCACTTCGCCCACCGGGTGGCCGAGCACTTCCCCGACGGGCAGCTCTTCGCCAACCTGCGCGGCTTCGACCCGGCCAGGGCGCCGGTCGACGCCGCCGACGTGGCACGCGGCTTCCTGGACGCGCTCGGTGTGCCGGCCGCCCGCATCCCCGCCGACCAGGACGGGCAACTGGCGCTGCTGCGCAGCCGACTGGCCGGCACCCGGACGCTGATCGTCCTCGACAACGTCCGCGAGGCGGAGCAGGTCCGCCCGCTGCTGCCCGGCTCGGACACCTGCCTGGTGGTGGTCACCAGCCGGAACCGGCTCTCCGGCCTGGTCGCCCTGGACGGCGCGGTGCCGCTCCCGCTCGACGTGCTCTCCCCGGCGGAGGCGCGCGAACTGCTCGCCCGCCGCCTGGGGCCCGCGGCCGTCGCGGAGCAGCCGGCGGAGGTCGGCGAACTGGTGGAGCTGTGCGCCCGGCTGCCGCTGGCCCTGAACATCGCCGCCGCCCGGGCCGCCGACCACCCCGGCACCCCGCTCGGCGTCTGGGCGCGCGAACTGCGCGACTCCCGCGCCCGCCTTGACCTGCTGTCGGCCGGGGACGGCCACGCGGACGTCCGGGTGGTGCTCTCCTGGTCCTACCGCGCCCTCGCCCCGCAGGCTGCCCGGCTGTTCCGGCTGCTCGGCCTGCATCCGGGCCCGCACATCGGCGTGGCCGCGGCGGCGAGCCTCGCGGGCCTGTCGCAGTCCGAAGCCCGCCGGCTGCTGGACGACCTGCACCGCGCTCATCTGATCGCCGCGCAGGGCCGGGACCAGTACACCCTGCACGACCTGCTGCGCGCCTACGCCGCCGAGCGGGCGGACGCCGACGAGCCCCCGCAGGAGCGGGCCGAGGCAACCCACCGGATGCTCGACCACTACCTCCACACCGCCCACCGGGCGGGCTGCCTCGCCTACGCCGACGACGCCTCCTGGCAGCCGCTCGACCTCGCGGAGCCGGCCGCCGGGGTGGCGCCCGAGGAGCTCGCCGACCGCGGACAGGCGCTCGCCTGGTACCGGGGCGAGCAACCGGTGCTGGAACGGACCGTCGACCTGGCTCACCGGGCCGGGCTCGACGTGCACGCCTGGCAGCTCGTCGGCGCGCAGGTCTCCTACCTGCTCAAGTCGGGGCTGTGGCAGCAGTGGCAGCGGGCCAGCGAGACCGCGCTGGCCGCCGCCGAGCGCGCCGTCGACCTCGCCGGGCAGGCCCGGGCGCACCGCTGGCTCGGCCAGGTGCACCGCTCCCTCGGCCACCAGCCCCGGGCCCGGCGTCACCTGCAGCTCGCCCTCGACCTGTTCGACGCGCTCGGTGACCGGCCGCGCCAGGGCCGGACCCGGCTCGACCTCGCCCTCGCGTACGGGGAGGAGCAGGCCAACGCCGAGGCGGTGGACGAGTCCCGCGGGGCCCTGGAGCTGTTCCGGGCGATCGACGACCCCGGCGGGCAGGCCCTCGCGCTCAACAGCATCGGCTGGTACCTGACGCAGCAGGGCGAGTCGCGGGCCGGACTCGACCACTGCCGGCGCGCGCTGGACCTCGCCCGCGAGGCCGGCAGCCTCTCCGCCCAGTCGTCCATCCTGGACAGCATCGGTTACATCCACCACCAACTCGGCGAGTACCGCGAGGCCCTGCCCGCCTACCACGAGTCGCTGCGGCTGCGTCAGGCGGTCGGCGACTACTTCCTCCAGGCGGACATCCACACCCACATCGGCGACACCCACCTCGCGCTCGGCGAGACCGCGGCCGCCCGGGCCGCCTGGACCAGCAGCCTCGCCATCCTCGAACACCTGCAGCACCGCGACGCCGACGGGGTCCGCGCGCGGCTGGAGACCCATCCGTCCGACGACGGCAGTGCTGACGGCCTCGGCGTCGACTGA
- a CDS encoding phosphocholine-specific phospholipase C — MAELNRRRFLQLAGTTAAFTSLSQSIARAAAIAPQGTTGTLQDVEHIVVLMQENRSFDHYFGAMKGVRGFGDPRPVTLPSGQSVWHQTDSSKKEVLPFRPQVNDLGMQFVQDLNHDWAGGHKAFNNGKYDQWVPAKTATTMAYLTRQDIPFHYALADAFTICDAYHCSFIGSTDPNRYYMWTGFTGNDGTGGGPVLGNQEAGYGWTTYPERLEKAGISWKIYQDIGDGLDAAGSWGWIGDAYRGNYGDNSLLYFNNYRNAKPGDPLYDKARTGTNAKAGDGLFDVLRRDVQAGTLPQISWIAAPEAFTEHPNWPANYGAWYVSQVLDALTSNPDVWARTALFITYDENDGFFDHVVPPFPPSSASQGLSTVSTTADYFPGNASYSAGPYGLGQRVPMLVVSPWSTGGYTCSETFDHTSIIRFMERRFGVLEPDISPWRRAICGDLTSAFDFTAANATPAALPSTAGYLPPDHNRHPDYVPTPPATGTMPKQEAGSKPTRPLKYAPFVDGAADTGTGKYRLTFSGGAAAGAQFLVTSANRTDGPWTYTAEAGKSIADAWNTTYSKGVTDLTVHGPNSFLRRFRNPGKTAGPEVTARHNAATGNLDLTLTNAGSADVVLTVTNAYAGTPRTVTVRKGATVAYTVDLSSSRNWYDVTVTSNATVDFVRRLAGHVETGTPGLSDPGLITY, encoded by the coding sequence ATGGCAGAGCTGAACCGTCGTCGTTTCCTCCAACTCGCGGGCACCACCGCCGCGTTCACCTCGCTCTCACAGAGCATCGCGCGGGCCGCCGCGATCGCCCCGCAGGGCACCACCGGTACCCTCCAGGACGTCGAGCACATCGTCGTCCTGATGCAGGAGAACCGTTCCTTCGACCACTACTTCGGGGCCATGAAGGGCGTCCGGGGCTTCGGCGACCCCCGCCCGGTGACCCTGCCCAGCGGCCAGTCGGTGTGGCACCAGACGGACAGCAGCAAGAAGGAGGTGCTGCCGTTCCGCCCCCAGGTCAACGACCTGGGGATGCAGTTCGTCCAGGACCTCAACCACGACTGGGCCGGCGGCCACAAGGCCTTCAACAACGGCAAGTACGACCAGTGGGTGCCCGCCAAGACCGCCACCACCATGGCGTACCTCACCCGCCAGGACATCCCGTTCCACTACGCGCTCGCGGACGCCTTCACCATCTGCGACGCCTACCACTGCTCGTTCATCGGCTCCACCGACCCGAACCGCTACTACATGTGGACCGGCTTCACGGGCAACGACGGCACCGGCGGCGGCCCCGTCCTCGGCAACCAGGAGGCCGGGTACGGCTGGACGACCTACCCCGAGCGGCTGGAGAAGGCCGGAATATCCTGGAAGATCTACCAGGACATCGGCGACGGCCTCGACGCGGCCGGCTCCTGGGGCTGGATCGGCGACGCCTACCGCGGCAACTACGGCGACAACTCGCTGCTCTACTTCAACAACTACCGCAACGCCAAGCCCGGCGACCCGCTCTACGACAAGGCCCGCACCGGCACCAACGCCAAGGCCGGCGACGGCCTGTTCGACGTGCTGCGCCGCGACGTGCAGGCCGGCACCCTGCCGCAGATCTCCTGGATCGCCGCCCCCGAGGCCTTCACCGAGCACCCCAACTGGCCCGCCAACTACGGCGCCTGGTACGTCTCCCAGGTCCTGGACGCGCTGACCTCCAACCCGGACGTCTGGGCCCGCACGGCACTGTTCATCACCTACGACGAGAACGACGGCTTCTTCGACCACGTCGTACCGCCGTTCCCGCCCTCCTCCGCCTCCCAGGGCCTGTCGACGGTCTCCACCACGGCCGACTACTTCCCCGGGAACGCCAGTTACTCCGCCGGACCGTACGGCCTCGGCCAGCGCGTGCCGATGCTGGTGGTCTCGCCCTGGAGCACCGGCGGCTACACCTGCTCCGAGACCTTCGACCACACCTCGATCATCCGCTTCATGGAGCGCCGCTTCGGCGTGCTGGAGCCCGACATCTCGCCCTGGCGGCGCGCCATCTGCGGCGACCTGACCTCCGCCTTCGACTTCACCGCCGCCAACGCGACCCCGGCCGCGCTGCCCTCCACCGCCGGCTACCTCCCGCCGGACCACAACCGCCACCCCGACTACGTGCCCACCCCGCCCGCCACCGGCACCATGCCCAAGCAGGAGGCGGGCAGCAAGCCCACCCGCCCGCTGAAGTACGCCCCGTTCGTGGACGGCGCCGCCGACACCGGCACGGGCAAGTACCGCCTCACCTTCAGCGGCGGCGCGGCGGCCGGCGCCCAGTTCCTGGTGACCTCGGCGAACCGCACCGACGGCCCGTGGACGTACACGGCGGAGGCCGGGAAGTCGATCGCGGACGCCTGGAACACCACCTACTCCAAGGGCGTCACCGACCTGACCGTCCACGGCCCCAACAGCTTCCTGCGCCGCTTCCGCAACCCCGGCAAGACCGCCGGGCCCGAGGTCACCGCACGCCACAACGCGGCCACCGGCAACCTCGACCTGACCCTCACCAACGCGGGCAGCGCGGACGTCGTCCTGACCGTCACCAACGCCTACGCCGGCACCCCGCGGACCGTCACCGTCCGCAAGGGCGCGACGGTCGCGTACACCGTCGACCTGAGCTCCAGCCGCAACTGGTACGACGTGACCGTCACCTCCAACGCGACCGTCGACTTCGTCCGCCGCCTGGCCGGCCACGTCGAGACCGGCACCCCCGGCCTCTCCGACCCCGGCCTGATCACCTACTGA